In Persicimonas caeni, a single window of DNA contains:
- a CDS encoding septal ring lytic transglycosylase RlpA family protein, translating into MKHLRFLIISLIAAFVLNACGSTYDTSRIRDPKGDLITDRAANGPDGKKHALSGGASWYGKKFHGRTTASGEPYDMYAFTAAHKTLPFHTVVRVIEPETNKSVVVRINDRGPYHGSRIIDLSFAAATDLDLVERGVQHVELEVVQWGDGSRVRATD; encoded by the coding sequence ATGAAGCACCTGCGTTTTCTCATAATTTCGCTTATCGCCGCGTTCGTCCTGAACGCCTGTGGCTCCACCTACGACACCTCGCGCATCCGCGATCCCAAAGGCGATCTGATCACCGATCGAGCCGCCAACGGACCCGACGGAAAGAAGCACGCACTCAGCGGCGGAGCGAGTTGGTACGGCAAGAAATTTCACGGCCGCACCACCGCCTCCGGCGAACCGTACGACATGTACGCCTTTACCGCGGCTCACAAGACCCTGCCGTTCCACACGGTGGTACGCGTCATCGAGCCGGAGACGAACAAATCGGTTGTTGTGCGCATCAACGACCGCGGACCCTACCACGGCAGCCGCATCATCGATCTGTCGTTTGCCGCGGCGACCGACCTGGACCTCGTCGAGCGCGGCGTGCAGCACGTCGAACTCGAGGTCGTGCAGTGGGGTGACGGCTCGCGGGTGCGTGCCACGGACTAG